A section of the Malus sylvestris chromosome 17, drMalSylv7.2, whole genome shotgun sequence genome encodes:
- the LOC126611712 gene encoding uncharacterized protein LOC126611712 — translation MAFDYAFTGGEMEIDDGLGYPKAYAKLCRDRSVGPYSHGPPFTFMPYCLQQEEDLRARDLEQMFPVIDPKAKPTARPKIFVSLLWKQLNHLGNAGFDPAVIRVDSYGNVLYFHADSASPLAWDMDHWFPCSRGGLTVPSNLRILQWQACKRKHDMLEFLIPWWDFQLGISVNQFLSIFASTNADFRHRAFSFLFAEGECEELNSSQTVESHAFPQHYVESKEHLGLAPAAIVVSRRESYGSSSALKSLDYNKQIRPQSPAIAARNGKHAVLKENENPEFVRNPYQAIVMARDSLKQREQTAKMQAEIHNLDDEVNELRRKNEDEKLTIQNLELTLIKRRRRAEKCRRLAEAQSSYRTTLEKMIRDAMHQSVIYKEQLRLNQAASSALMARLEAQKAICDASEKELHKKYKQRDELETQIRPEWEQARKRSRMDDALAEERDSKMVLCLPATKPRTPLRKELRVFLEEEQKASDAALSQNEDDRRIQLYEELERPKKRLSIDNLREQARYSVALEDESLLENQMRTLQIEGKHKFQFPVIREPEIVEDEESRKERGKGNVEKWLQILLDSSPEELDPKNESANEEHRTGDIIGQVEEGANEKHRTSDIISQMNLKYPREVKNLKCPEADAKAGVLKQQLIVQEKNENAHQVHTPVKVLKGVVSRNSFEGRERRDHSNGKERKLTRSESARVFRRIPSSPSIILGMKKGVDCIRKKPMVTSDDEESYATGNKFMKSSIKTIKKGVKI, via the exons ATGGCTTTCGATTACGCATTCACCGGAGGCGAAATGGAAATCGATGACGGCCTCGGGTACCCAAAAGCCTACGCGAAGCTCTGCCGCGACCGCAGCGTTGGACCTTACAGCCATGGCCCTCCTTTCACTTTCATGCCTTACTGTCTGCAGCAAGAGGAG GATCTGAGAGCAAGAGATTTAGAGCAGATGTTTCCGGTTATTGACCCGAAAGCGAAACCTACTGCCAGGCCGAAGATTTTCGTCAGTCTTTTGTGGAAGCAGCTCAACCACCTTGG GAATGCCGGCTTTGATCCTGCGGTAATTCGAGTAGACTCGTATGGCAACGTTCTGTATTTCCATGCTGATTCTGCTTCTCCTCTTGCTTGGGACATGGATCACTGGTTTCCTTGCTCAA GGGGAGGATTGACTGTCCCAAGCAATTTGAGGATACTGCAATGGCAAGCCTGCAAGAGGAAGCATGACATGCTTGAATTTCTCATTCCATGGTGGGATTTTCAGTTGGGTATATCCGTCAACCAGTTCTTATCGATATTTGCTTCTACCAATGCCGATTTCAG GCACAGGGCATTCTCGTTTCTCTTCGCTGAAGGTGAATGCGAGGAGCTCAATTCTTCACAGACGGTAGAGTCCCACGCTTTTCCGCAACATTATGTGGAATCGAAAGAGCATTTGGGCCTAGCTCCGGCTGCCATTGTTGTATCTCGAAGAGAGTCATATGGTTCTTCATCTGCTTTGAAATCCCTGGACTACAATAAGCAGATAAGGCCACAATCTCCTGCAATTG CTGCAAGAAATGGGAAACATGCagttttgaaagaaaatgagaacCCGGAGTTCGTTAGAAACCCATACCAAGCGATTGTCATGGCAAGAGATTCCCTAAAACAAAGGGAACAAACTGCAAAGATGCAGGCTGAGATACACAACTTGGATGATGAAGTGAATGAATTGAGGCGAAAAAATGAAGATGAGAAGCTCACCATTCAAAACTTGGAGCTGACGTTGATAAAGCGAAGGAGAAGAGCAGAGAAGTGCCGGCGGCTAGCAGAGGCACAATCATCATATAGGACCACACTCGAAAAGATGATTCGAGATGCTATGCACCA GTCTGTCATTTACAAGGAGCAACTGAGACTGAACCAAGCTGCAAGTAGTGCGCTCATGGCAAGACTTGAGGCACAAAAGGCAATATGTGATGCATCGGAGAAAGAACTTCATAAGAAATACAAACAAAGAGATGAGCTTGAGACACAGATACGGCCTGAATgggaacaagcaaggaaaaggtCGAGAATGGATGATGCATTAGCTGAGGAGAGGGATAGCAAGATGGTCCTTTGTCTACCAGCAACCAAGCCAAGAACGCCTTTACGTAAGGAACTAAGGGTATTTCTAGAGGAAGAACAGAAGGCATCTGATGCTGCTTTATCACAGAATGAAGACGATAGAAGAATTCAACTGTATGAGGAACTGGAAAGACCGAAAAAACGTTTGTCTATTGACAACCTCAGAGAGCAGGCCAGATACAGTGTTGCATTAGAGGATGAGAGCTTGTTAGAGAATCAAATGCGGACACTGCAAATAGAAGGGAAGCACAAATTTCAATTCCCTGTCATTCGAGAACCAGagattgtggaagatgaagaGAGCAGAAAAGAACGTGGCAAGGGGAATGTAGAGAAGTGGCTTCAGATTCTGTTGGATAGTTCTCCAGAAGAGTTGGATCCTAAGAATGAAAGTGCAAATGAAGAGCACAGGACCGGTGATATAATCGGTCAAGTTGAAGAAGGTGCAAATGAAAAACACAGGACCAGTGATATAATCAGTCAAATGAATTTGAAGTACCCACGGGAAGTCAAGAATCTTAAGTGTCCAGAGGCTGATGCTAAAGCAGGTGTACTGAAGCAGCAGTTAATTGTCCAAGAGAAGAATGAAAATGCACATCAAGTGCATACTCCTGTTAAGGTCCTTAAGGGAGTTGTTAGCAGGAACAGTTTTGAAGGGAGGGAAAGAAGGGACCATAGTAacggaaaggaaagaaaacttaCAAGGTCTGAGAGTGCTAGAGTCTTTCGACGAATCCCATCTTCTCCATCTATAATTTTGGGCATGAAAAAGGGTGTTGACTGCATACGAAAGAAGCCCATGGTAACCAGTGATGATGAAGAGAGCTATGCTACGGGAAACAAATTTATGAAGTCATCTATAAAAACAATCAAGAAAGGAGTGAAAATATGA